Within Brachyhypopomus gauderio isolate BG-103 chromosome 4, BGAUD_0.2, whole genome shotgun sequence, the genomic segment ATACGTTGAGGAGGAGACAGTCCCGCACTGTTGTAGGCCTTCACTGTTATATTGTAGTTCCCTGCAGTCATCACTACGGTGGCCTTCAAGTCAGTAGTGTTAATTACTCTCTTCAGAAATGCCTGTTTGGCTGACGTGTAGGTCACCTCATAACCAAGAATGACTCCTTGAGCCTCACTTCTCTCTAAAGGCTGACACACAGATAATGAAATTCATAATCGCACCAAGTCAATAAATGAACAGAAATTTTATACAGTTACAGGTTACTTATGAGTCCACATTGAAACCAATCTATTATATGGACAATAACTTTGCACATACCCTCCAAAGAAGTAACAGCTTTTGAATACCAAAGCTGTTATCTAACGACTCAACATAGTAACTGACATGAGGCGCTACAGTTGGGGCTAAAACagaaaagagaagaaaacaTTTAGTGACACTTCATGAAAATATGGAGATATTCTCTCCATATCCAAACATAGAGTACTGATCCAGTCTCTACCCACCACTCTCTAGAGTCATTGCTTGGTATTCTGCACTCCATTCACTCCATAGTCCATATGTTCCTCTGCAGGCAACAGTAAAACAGTACTGGCTAAATGGCTGCAGGCCTCTAACAGTGTAGAAGATCTCAGGAAACGTCTCCTCAAAGGGAATAACTGAAACCTGAACATGGAGTAGGGTATATGTGTGAAAATAATTCATATAGCGATATACTATATAGCGATTATACTGCTGACTCCATCAAGTTTAGTCATTCCTTCTAAAATATCAATTGCTTTGTTAAATAGTCGTTTGATTACAGAGATTTTACCACTGTCCATAGTTCTGTGGTGCACAATCTGTAGTGGAATCGACATTCAGTGCAGTGCCATTCACCACTTGTCCATCCTACATGTATTGAAGTCTCTGTAGCATTCACAGATGTGATAGTTGGACATGGAGCTTGGGCTAAAACAGAAGCCTATGTTAGTTTTCATGACACAGCACAATTCAATCAGTTGAAGTCTACTCATAGGTAGGAAGGATTCCAGAGCCATACCCTTGTGCTTATAAATGGATAATGTTAATGATAATATAATTGCAAGCTTACTTATGTTTTCAATGGATACTGCGTAGATTTCCGAGAACATTTCTGTTTTGGTGATGATGTTTTTTGACTTTATGGTTACATTGAATTCAGCAAGTGGGTTGAAAATGGAAGGGCAGTGAATGAAGGCTGACGTTCTGAAATATAGAAAACACATCTTATTGAAGTGATCATCCAGGGAAACGCTCATGTACAGTAAATGTGGGTAATGATCGTTTTCACAGTACTAATCATGGCCAATGCATCAACACTGTGGGGACTGTTTTCAAGCATGTACAAAGACATAAATTGAAGGAAAGAGTACACTAATTTCATCAAGACTAGGCACTGATATTTTCATGATTGCATCAGGCTCAAAATGACATAGATGCTGAAAATATGAAGTAATAACAGTGTCACTTTGAATAATGTTCTCAGAAAAAGGGTTAAGGCCGTAGATACAAATGTCTAAAGCTGACATCCTGATGTCCTTTATGATGTAACTGACTGGCCTTTTTAAatggagacatttatgtcacaGCCAGCTCTCTCCTTAGATGTTATCATTTGAAACCTCAAAGCTGTTGCTACATTCTGCCTCAACAGAGCTGTGAGGGGGGAAAAAATGCGAGACATGGATgttattttcattttgtttatcTGCAGTACACTCAACCCAGTCTAGTAATAGCTAGAGAAAAGGAATTCAAATGAGTTCTAGTTGATGTGCTGTGGAATTCTGAGGTTCTAAATATTTGCTCGTCTAATGTTTGCACCAACACATCCGTCTCATCTTCAGTAAATCAATCCCAGTGCTGCATTGACATTTTCGTGCATATCCATGCTAATTTCAGCTGGTTAAAAGACAGATTGACTGAAAAAACTGTACTGTATGTCAATCTTTTTATCTAAATAAACCTGCAGGAAAACAGCATGTATTTTGTACACCCCTTATTACTTTCCCATAGTACTTTGAACATAAGACTTCATGTCGTGCGTTGTGTCATGAAAACAGGGCTGTGATTCTTATCTAAAACAGGACACCATTATACAAGCCAGCCATTTTATTCAGCTCTGTAATTTTTATAACCTAGGTTCTAACTGTTTTAGCAGCCAAAGTCTCTCAACAAAGCTATTTTGACCTTTTATACTACTAACACTAAAGCAGATTTAGGTAGTTTAAAAGATCAAACATTACATTTTTAGAAATACAAAGTAATAATTTTAAAGTATTATATATTTCCCTGACTACATAGATACACTCTCAAGTGATAcctaaatgtaaacaaaaatatatacttaCTGGCTGAAAATGAATGAATTTATAATCTTGCCGTCATTTAAGTAAATCCATTTGCAGACAAAAGATCTCTTATGGACAAGATAACGACATGATGTGTTCAGAAACATTTCTGAAGTGGAGTGAAATcaaaacattacaacatgaGTAGGGGGCCCAGTTACAATGGGATATAAGCTCAGTGTTTATGCACAATGAGCCCAGTTACATTGGGATATAAGCTTATATGCACACTGAGCAATACCAGGAAATCCAGACTTGAGTTTACATCCAATACTTGACCctgattttacatttatttgatCTGATAATTGAATTACTGTATTGTTTTAAATAAAGAACACTAATCTACGCAGTACTGTGTCATCCAGTAGTTTCATGCTCTGTTATTAAAGGACAGAGTGGTAATACCTCTCCTATGTACAGGCACAGAGCCGCAGTCCATCGTATCCGTGACGCACATGTTTCTTTGGCTCTTGCACAGTTTCAGATCATTACCAGTGACTTCTGGTAAAAATTTAAATTAAGATAATTACATAAACAATGACTTCATGAAATAAATAATCCACAATCCACATACATAGAATTGCTCAAATGTTTTCAGCAAAATACTTAGTAAAGACATAGCATCTGACACCTCACATGAATGTTAACCTGATACATAcagtctaataataataattatcagggccggagtgggacactttttcagcccgggagtttcatgcccaaatccggcccaaaataatttttcccccccaatcggcccaaactagagactgacatgagccggcccatcgggaatcctcccgaatctcccgattagccactccggctctgataattattattataataatatgacATTAATGGGAGAATCACACAAGTTATGAACTGAGTAAAATAATGGTTCCTCAATATAAAATCTCATTAGATTTTGACATTTCTGTAAATGGTATGAGAATATATTTACCTTTATAGCTGTAACTTTTGAGTTGCTGTCCATGCCATTTTAGGCTACTCCCATCTGCTCAGTATATGTGCATATAAAATTTgttaattttattcatttttggaAAAACAATGTAAATAATTCAATTTGCTGGATTCTATTCTACTCACAGTGGTATAAGGAGACGACACAGGAGAGTAAGCAGAAAGCATATCGACTCATCCTACTCATCTTGAAATGAACCTTAAACACAAAACACCTTTTTTATTTAATGCAATATTGTGAAGATTATGCCATGATATTTTAAGGCTTAAAGAAGAGTAGCAATACATtttatagaaataaataaataaacataaaggTTGCTAATACCTCAAACCAATATACAATACTCTCAAAAAGTGAGGGATATTTGGCTTTCGGGTGAAATGTATAGAAAACATAAAAAGTTCATGCTACAGTGATATTTTATCATGAAAGTAGGGCATGTAGAAATATGCAATGGTACTTTCCTCATCTCAAACtatttattgaaacaaaagcCAACAACAGTGGTGGGTTAACCCCAACAACAAATGTCACTGTCTCAATAACTTGTCATGTGACCTTGAGCAATTACAGCTTGACAACATCTCATGATGTTCACAAGTGGACATTCTGTCTGCTGAGTCATGGAATCCCAGTCTTCTTGAAGGGCCCTCAAGTCATTGAGGTTCTTGAGTACAGGGTTACAAGCCTCTGCAGGGTGGCTCAGCTGATCCCATAGGTTTTCTATGGCATTCAGGTCTGGAAAACTTGCAGGTACCCAGCAGCCGGTCCCTAATGATGTGACCTCGATGAGCTAGAGAACTGTCATCCATGAAGATAAACTTAGGCCTGTGGATTATTGAAGTTATTCAAGTAATACGGGCTTGTGTAGGGCAGTTCTATATTGACTACGTTAGCACTGAGGCCTGCTGGTCCCTCGTCCAGCATAAATGCCCCCTGGCCCCTGCAAGACGATGACGCCTGTGCCTGGTGGTGTGATCAGGTACCCTTGCAGGTCGTCtagcacacagaccactctgATGGAAACGGTTTCAAAAGGTCTGACATGACACTTGGGTACCTCTCATCTCCCTTAAATGTGCCTGAAGTTGTATGGCATTCacaggcccgtcgcgatggggcaggcaaaccaggcaattgcttggggccccaagctggcctggggcccccagacaacaacaggttaagaattaaatgcagcgacaaactgtgtgagcccccctttacattctcaaagtcatgagcaatgacactgttctcagaatccccctcaaggggcccctcccaccagctgctgaaggcaggcagacactgtcctggcagacagccaagttttagacgccggcaaatatgaaacttaaccatgaagcgaatttatccatcaggaagccaaaagagaaaacaaaagaaggaagaggaacacaaaaaaactagtggtgggccgttaacggcgttaacggcgttcgttaatttgatactcttatcgggcgatataaaaattatcgccgttaatatatctactaaatgggtaagcaaactatgatgactttcaacttgacagtttagctctgctgtattcctaaccaaattgcacagtaggggcgagaatgagttttcaaacctgtgaattaaaaatcgtacgtgtgtttacatggatgcagccacgaagtcgccaggtttgcttcattgaaaattcatttttaggaacgtaaaatattaccggagcggagctcggagcggtcgttttctgcatggtcctagcgctagattcgtcgctatttaaatatttatttttaaccgttaaaacttcagaggaccaaaccggcttttgaaaaagtcccccccaaattatgtccgtgagattaaatgtactaaatgttggcttacatttcaaatatcatgtttagctgaataaacatgttatcaaccccttttaatgtacagtatgtaggcttacaaattcatgtttaactgaataaaccgttgaacacgagtagcctacattttattgagtatgtttttttcttcaagtatcaaagtagaacagcttcctcaagcagtcattgatgcattttggaaacaggagatgagcccctggtctaatgcaccctctgtattaagaaaccctatctcaaaagctgacttttagttattacttgggtagcacacatatgagccattttaatatagattaatttcaggatttcagtgagattaatctagatttaaaaaattaatctatgcccacccctaaaaaaaacacaagacagtggtaagtgatgatttacactggataaattaggcctacctgtacaaatggtgtaatttagcagcaggtaggctaaaaacaatatatacgcCCCGGGTAATCCCATGCttaaatctgctatgttcagctacaagtagtaaatttgtaaagtagttagtttgaggtgtatatgctgtggttcttgaaggtggactgcggccagatatgtttttttttttggccggaggggggtttgggcatgagatttctggtgtggaggttgggggggccccggttggtgtctttgcttggggcccccaaataccttgaaatGGCACTGGGCATTCATCATCCGGTTCCACAGAGCATTGTTCACAATGAAGCAGTCATCAGTGTGGGATGTGGCCAAAGAATGTCCACGTATATGTGCCGTTCTgtgactcttccagtctctATGTATATCTTGTGCAACCTGTTGATGACACTTTGCAACACTTTACAGGCACTTCcgtctgagaacatcctgtttgacgCCTGGAAATGGTGAGGTGCTGTTGATCAACGGTTAGGTGTTGTTTTGTTCtcatgatgtcaaaatgtgaacagcatgatgagGATTGTTTAGATGCCAGTTGTAATTGAACCAGGAAACGTACTGTCAattcatggatcaaacacctgttgtgaatTTTGTCATTATCTCCTTGTTAAAAAAAAGGTCAAAAACATTGAACAGTTGGACATGTGCATCAGGGTAAAAAAAGtagcccgggagttcctgacagactggcccaaaatatatatatatatatatatatatatatatatatatatatatatatatatatatatatatatatatatatacacatatacatatataatacatatatatatataatatctgtatgtgtgtgtgtatatatactgtgtatatatatatatatatatatatatatatatatatatatatatatatatatatatatatatatatatatatatatgtgtgtgtgtgtatgagtctatgcatggcacgtagtgtatatgacggcgtttattgtcatatggacaatattaattccagcaataatatgattacaaagccacatagtggcttttaaatagtccaccataagaccaccaaacaagttgttttacgcaaagtgcatcctaaagaacaacctacaactctaacgtgggtatttcttcctcttacctatttgtggtggttagttttaatctaagaatttcaataggtttaaaaaaaaacagtgcgcagtgctctggaacctttaagaccgccacttgcgtccgtgttaaccgtgttaaagtaatttgtacatggtgccttagacgttgcagaggcgacagcagtacatttaaaataacatgttatctacaatttaaactgctgtatgttttcgtagtccggcccggattttctgggacaagttgttttttttctgatctccgctgcatatcATCAGCCCGCCaagtccgcggcccggtccaactcgttcatgtgtttacaggctcagtccgcgaccgcgctgagcaggttagtctgactggagcgggggaggtaataacaccgttaaacagcagcgtgactacaggCCGGGACCGCAGTGCGCGGCattggctcctccacgggccgagttaaaccaccggcggccagcggcccaccggcccactaacccatcggcccaccggggaaatccccggtagcaatgtatgccagtccgcccctgatgTGCATTCAAAGGTTTAGAGAAGATTAAACTCACCTGTAAAGATTAGACGATATTTTGTattcatcctgaaatttcacccTAAAGCCAAATATCTCTActtttttgtgagtagtgtatgTTAATATACAGGTATAAAATACAAATAGGAAAAAGTTGTATTGACATACAACAATTACAATATTTAATTGATTACAGCTTTCTTAAATGTTTTCTCAAATTATTAACATAGTTAACAATAGAAGATAGTAGAATCCTACTGAAGCATGAAGCAGTTCAATGTAAGATGTAATACAAGGAATAACGTACTTGCCCTTGCTGGTGGTCACCATACACTCTCTTTGGCACAGGGAAGCAAGAAGTGACTGATGAGCATGTTGCTCATGTGGCACCTACAAGAAGTATCTGTGGTTAACAGTTGAAATTACTCAATCCCAATGAATTGCATGTTGCAAGAAAGATATGAAAGATATGAGTTCACTTGACttttcagttctctctctctctctctctctctctctcacaaacacacacacacacacacacacacacacacacacacacaccttatttAATGAGCAATGTGAAAGACTGCTGGAGATCATGCTAAGATGCATGAAAGCTATGACTGAAAATCAGGGTTGTTTCACCAAATGTATTTCTTATACCTCTTCATGAGTTAAACATTAATATTGTTATTTCAAAATTAATATGCATTTGTTTCTTTTGCATTACATGTGGCCTAACAACCCAGCATATTTTGTTATTTTGACCAGATGTCAAAGTGAcaattttatttggaatttgAGTTAAAGGGAATCAGTACGCAAATGATATCTAAAATCAACAAGTGTGCATAATATCACCTTTGCATATACTATTTATCAGACCATGTCCTGAATGGACATCATCAGTCAAAACCCTGTTTGGTCTCATTGTTTCGGCATATTCAGCAGACTCCATTACTACTGATGAAACAAGTGCAATATCTGATTCTTTAATTAAATTAAAGCCTATCCTGTCACAAAGGCTGTAGACAGCCACTATACCCAGGACTAGAACCAGTGTCTGAAAGGAGGTAAACAAGAGCTTTGACCACTGGACCAGCAGCCAAAATACACATTTAACCATCATAAGTGGAtcctcaccctccacaccaccaaaCTATAAAACTTCTAAATTGTTATTCAACACCTTGCCTTTTAGGTTTATTGGGTAACCATTGGGAGTCAAATGTAAAACACATTTTAACTTTTAACACATTTAAAGTTATAGTGCATGTTTTAATCAATCCCACAATGAGCAAAGAGACACAAATTCAGCAATATTCAGGAGGTGGTAGTACTTCTAGTCTAGTCTCCAGGCTGATACAAAGTAATTCTAAGTCTAACATTATGATACAAAACCAATTTTCTATAGTTTGCGTTCATGTAAAACGTGGAAATCTTTGTGATTTGTACAAAAGGTACAATCTGTAAAAGGTCATACATTCATTACATAACTTTTCACATTAAACAGAAGAACATTAATGTTCCCAAAATTTGTCAATTACTTATTTCAGTACATTTTTCTGGCAATTGTatgttttatttcattgtgCAAAAATTGTGTTCACCCTTTAAAAAAAGCAATTTGTTTAGCAACATGGCAGTATTGCAGAGTCTAAAATAATACTCCCTGTGAGGCTTTACCCGTTTTGAAGTTAAGAGCCAGCAAGACAACTTACATTAATTCAAAATTTAATCAGCAATATATCATAAAAACAACTGCATGTACCTACAATTTAAATATATTCCCTAGTTTATGGACTGCTAAAACAATCTCTCCAGCGAGATGTAGTTTTTGTCTCAAAAAATGTCCAACGTATTCACAGTAAAATATGTCGCAATACACCCATATCTGCACCATGTTCCTCTGGAAATTGGCATTGCACGTTGGAAGCCTGGAGTGCTTAATAGCATGATCCAGTTTCCACCAAATCTCTTCAATACTCCGAGGTACACAGTTAACCTCACAAATAATCCATTTCGCTCTCTGGTGCCAGTGGAGTCCAAACGTTTGTATAGTTTTGTGGAACTGTCTGGAGAACGACCGAGTTGCCGCAGTCGTTTTGGTTTTGTGTGAGAACACACTCCACGACCTTCTGCATCTCTTAGGCACGTCCTCTCCCGAGCTTCTTACAAATGTCCTTTTATCATCTTGTTGAAATGTTTCTTCACCTGCACGATGTCTCGTAGAAGAATCAAAGTCTGGACTTtgatgtaaaaattctgaatcTCTCAACTGTTTTGATGATATTACAGGAGGGGCCTTTTTAGGTTTTAGAGGCAAAGACGAGTGGGCACCTGAAGGAAACCAAGGCGTAAACACTTTCAGAACACCACACGGGAAGTCCTGCAATGTTCTCTCCGTCAGAAACACCAAGTCGTTCAGTTTATCTTGGTCGTGCTTGTAATGCAAAAACACATCCATGCAATCAGCGTACAGCACAAATCATGCAGGTTTGCTTTAAAAATaagaatattttaaatgtaGCATAAAAACGTTTGAGTTGCTAGCTAACGAGTGCGCTACGCGGCTTCCTCCTTTAAAGGTTAAAGGTTACCGTCCCTACCAAACTGGACTTAACTGATCAGAAGTGATTTACACCGGGGCTCAAGGTGCTGCTAACGGTCACAGCAGTTACTTCAAAATATTGTGTAACTAGCATTATTAAAAACAACCAAATAGTATAAATATTGTAGAGGAAAATAAACATTCCGCTTACGGATCACCTCCTGGCCAGCAGGGGCGCTCTAGGGTACATATGTAAGATTGAAATAACAACCGTTTCCTGTTTCAGACGCTGCTCAATGCGAGGTTTCATTCAACATACTTTGTACTGTTGGCACTGACTATATTATATTTCAGAAATCAAAACCCGCAGAAGATGGCTCATTTAACAAACAACTGTTCTGAAAAAGAGAGGTAAGTAAGCGTTTCAGGTTGTTGTAGCTGGTTGGTGATATTAAAGCAGCTTGCGGACCACTAAGCAGACGTGTACCATGATTAGATTAGCTCTAGCTAACAGCTAGCTGGTACATTATTGGATAATGTATAATAGTAGCCATTACAGCAATAGCTTATTTCAGGTTCATTTCATTAACGATTAAATACAGTCTGACCTAATATATAAAGGAAAGAAATTTGTAATAATATTGGGCAATACGGTAAAAACAATCCAGCGTatgataactgacaaaaaagaATTCAGTTAAATTAAGGACAGACGTAATGGGCAGTTTTTAAAACTTCATACATATTGTCCAGATTCAGACAAATAAGACTTATCTTAAGGTATAGAGACCTAACTCACTGACATGTTTTATAGAAGAACTGAATAAGGTTTCTGTAAATAACCTGAATAAGGTTTCTGTTTGTACTTGCCCTAGAACCTTTGCCAATAGCATTTGCAGCCCATGCAAGTAGTAAAGTGATTATTGCTTTTCAACAGGAACTTTGGAAACCTTTGTACGCTGGTTGTATTTTTAGGAAATCTTTAAAGTGCTGTGCATGTCTCCAATAATTTGATCAATCTTTTGGGAAATTTTTTAAATCATACAGTATAAATAGTATTACAGTatgaattgtttttattatttttgttaatgaaGACCGATGACATTTAAATGTAAACTCTATGGAAGTAATGCTATGACATCTAGTGTTTTGAATATAGGCTAAGTCACTGatcaataataaaaaataaacctcTTCATTAGAGATCAGTGACATAAACTGGTTTCATCTCCTGGATAATCAGAAGCAGTTTGCATGCACAGCTGATTAACAACCTCTATATGTTTTTATTACCTACTTGTTTTTATGTGtttatacactaccgttcaaaagttaggggtcacctagacaattttgtgttttccctgaaatctcatacttttatttatcaaatcagttgcaaaatgaatagcaatatagtccagacattgacaaggtagaaataatttttttttaaaaataattttctactttaaactttgctttagtcaaagaatgctcccttagcagcaattacagcattgcagacctttggcattctagctgttaatttgctgaggtaatctggagaaatttcaccccatgcttccagaagccactcccacaagtttgattgggttaatgggcacttttttcgtaccatacggtcaagctgctcccacaacagctcaatggggttgagatctggtgactgcactggccactccattaccgataaaacaccagctgcctgcttcttctctaaattctctaaatgtgcataatttggatatgtgctttgggtcattgtcctgttgcaggatgaaattggctccaatcaagcgctgtccacagggtatggcatggtgttgcaaaatggagtgatagccttccttattcaaaatcccttttaccttgttcaaatgtcccactttaccagcaccaaagcaaccccagaccatcacattacctccaccatgtttgacagatggtgtcaggcactcttccagcatcttttcagttgttctgcgtctcacaaatgtttgtctgtgtgatccaaacacctcaaactttgattcatctgtccataacactttttccaatcttcctctgtccaatgtctgtgttcttttgcccatattaatctttttcttttattagccagatatggctttttctttgccactctggccctgaaggccagcatcccagagtcgcctcttcactgtag encodes:
- the LOC143512812 gene encoding interleukin-6 receptor subunit beta isoform X1, whose product is MQKTTAPSSAPVHFKMSRMSRYAFCLLSCVVSLYHYGSSLKWHGQQLKSYSYKEVTGNDLKLCKSQRNMCVTDTMDCGSVPVHRREMFLNTSCRYLVHKRSFVCKWIYLNDGKIINSFIFSQTSAFIHCPSIFNPLAEFNVTIKSKNIITKTEMFSEIYAVSIENITQAPCPTITSVNATETSIHVGWTSGEWHCTECRFHYRLCTTELWTVVSVIPFEETFPEIFYTVRGLQPFSQYCFTVACRGTYGLWSEWSAEYQAMTLESAPTVAPHVSYYVESLDNSFGIQKLLLLWRPLERSEAQGVILGYEVTYTSAKQAFLKRVINTTDLKATVVMTAGNYNITVKAYNSAGLSPPQRIRISTGFDKRLPAVKGLWASNDASSLRVRWETEKTAMTVTEFAIEWFPFSDVASKQWKRLNGSTFSTVLTGGISPLETYRISVYPLYDSLSGPPESVQASLKHGTLLDIVQLQLVNVTKTSVTVKWVWLEKAPSNSALQYRLMLRGEQETRSLVIFPHQWTHTFYRLQTNAKYSVYIYGETIFGNFSRANTEFTTPFLENDEIIKAVVPVVFLITGAGIFLILSRTIFKESFFSNIANPGHSLIGHWLLNPLHERASIIGVLNLEDFTLSSHLNEKCLIKIEHQLSDGEEFDDESFLSKMCPPHVCSEENSNSMETSETFPGLTEYVDVPLIPANSGYVDNCHMPGCSN
- the shld3 gene encoding shieldin complex subunit 3 → MDVFLHYKHDQDKLNDLVFLTERTLQDFPCGVLKVFTPWFPSGAHSSLPLKPKKAPPVISSKQLRDSEFLHQSPDFDSSTRHRAGEETFQQDDKRTFVRSSGEDVPKRCRRSWSVFSHKTKTTAATRSFSRQFHKTIQTFGLHWHQRAKWIICEVNCVPRSIEEIWWKLDHAIKHSRLPTCNANFQRNMVQIWVYCDIFYCEYVGHFLRQKLHLAGEIVLAVHKLGNIFKL